One genomic segment of Acanthochromis polyacanthus isolate Apoly-LR-REF ecotype Palm Island chromosome 9, KAUST_Apoly_ChrSc, whole genome shotgun sequence includes these proteins:
- the zgc:66427 gene encoding E3 ubiquitin-protein ligase znrf1 → MGTRASRLQEDPVPSAFGKDGTKRDSYRRPRCARPTSLVVDVSVSFEYAEANRSRSEEGSDSDLGQHGASADGSPADHHSIPSNISQTSPADDNNSEGKPEEDGSVSPEAAVDAEHQPAEETGRTPHRTFSERLPGNRHSSARSVGARSARVRGTHQRPVSEAWIGLYRVNNRHGNIRCPFCSKPFPGGRIEDHLLSCLTSPPLPYNTDVLSKDSGECSICLEDLVQGETIARLACLCVYHKSCIDSWSKVKPCCPEHPFD, encoded by the exons ATGGGGACCAGAGCCAGCCGCCTACAGGAGGACCCGGTTCCCTCGGCTTTCGGGAAAGACGGCACAAAGCGGGATTCCTACCGGCGACCCCGCTGCGCCAGGCCCACCAGCCTCGTTGTCGACGTCTCCGTGAGCTTCGAATACGCGGAGGCCAACCGGAGCCGCTCGGAGGAAGGCAGCGACTCGGACCTGGGGCAGCATGGGGCAAGCGCAGACGGCAGCCCCGCCGACCACCACAGCATCCCCTCCAACATCAGCCAGACGTCCCCCGCGGACGACAACAATAGCGAGGGTAAGCCCGAGGAGGACGGCAGCGTGAGCCCGGAGGCTGCCGTCGACGCAGAGCACCAACCTGCAGAGGAGACAGGCCGCACACCCCACCGCACCTTTTCCGAGCGGCTGCCCGGGAATCGCCACTCTTCCGCCCGCAGCGTTGGCGCAAGATCCGCCCGGGTCCGAGGCACCCACCAGCGGCCGGTGTCCGAGGCTTGGATTGGCCTGTACCGTGTTAACAACCGCCATGGCA ATATCCGCTGTCCATTCTGCTCAAAGCCTTTCCCCGGGGGTCGGATTGAGGATCACCTGTTGAGCTGCCTCACTTCTCCTCCTCTACCTTACAATA CGGATGTGCTCAGTAAAGACAGCGGAGAGTGCTCCATCTGTTTGGAGGATCTGGTACAGGGAGAGACCATCGCCAGGCTGGCTTGCCTCTGTGTCTACCATAAGAG